A single genomic interval of Paralichthys olivaceus isolate ysfri-2021 chromosome 7, ASM2471397v2, whole genome shotgun sequence harbors:
- the LOC109624151 gene encoding succinate receptor 1-like, whose protein sequence is MVNVQAPEEAFCDLEPHQGLQLVQLTVMPSFFVVVLVLGLPLNLLSLWIFFHRMRRWTRSTVFLFNLTLADTSWLLALPLLVHYHVDRLRWRLGLQLCVAVRMLYHNYFYLSIFFVTCVSVDRYLAIVHPLRSLVLLGRRKTYLLCVAVWAATLLLSVPVASMTLIQTCPESNRTVCTLYILLSESGESLPYSLVCTILCFLLPLLLICYCGLRSVRELRRRPSRTDPHNRQRRRLRRVLSAALVLFALFYLPYHLSRNAAIVMRAIYPENPASWWASDLAFTLEMCFCSLITCVNPLFSCFIGRQFRGEFQGSLTVVFSQCPGMQVASVISKRTRRTMRRRQGMSAVTPECALPAPEL, encoded by the coding sequence ATGGTGAATGTCCAGGCTCCAGAGGAAGCCTTCTGTGACCTGGAGCCACACCAGGGTTTACAGCTGGTCCAGCTCACAGTGATGCCGTCCTTCTTCGTGGTGGTGCTGGTCCTCGGGCTGCCCCTCAACCTGCTCTCCCTCTGGATCTTCTTCCACCGTATGCGCCGCTGGACCCGCAGCACCGTGTTCCTCTTCAACCTGACCCTGGCCGACACCTCGTGGCTGCTGGCCTTGCCCCTCCTCGTCCATTACCACGTGGACCGGCTGCGCTGGAGGCTGGGGCTGCAGCTGTGCGTGGCCGTGAGGATGCTCTACCACAACTACTTCTACCTCAGCATCTTCTTCGTCACCTGCGTCAGCGTGGACCGGTACCTGGCCATCGTGCACCCGCTGCGCTCTCTGGTGCTGCTGGGCCGGAGGAAGACTTACCTGCTGTGCGTGGCGGTGTGGGCGGCCACTCTGCTCCTCAGCGTGCCGGTGGCCAGCATGACCCTCATCCAGACCTGCCCCGAGAGCAACCGCACCGTGTGCACCCTGTACATCCTGCTGAGTGAGTCCGGAGAGAGCCTACCGTATTCCCTCGTTTGCAccatcctctgcttcctcttgcCGCTGCTCCTCATCTGTTACTGCGGCCTGCGCAGCGTCCGGGAGCTGCGGCGGAGGCCCAGCCGAACCGACCCGCACAACAGGCAGCGGCGGCGGCTGCGGCGCGTCCTGAGCGCAGCGCTGGTCCTCTTCGCCCTCTTCTACCTGCCCTACCACCTGAGCCGCAACGCCGCCATCGTGATGAGGGCGATCTACCCCGAAAACCCAGCCTCCTGGTGGGCCTCAGACCTGGCCTTCACCCTGGAGATGTGCTTCTGCAGCCTCATCACCTGCGTCAACCCGCTGTTCAGCTGCTTCATAGGCCGCCAGTTCAGGGGAGAGTTCCAGGGCTCTCTGACGGTGGTGTTCTCCCAGTGTCCAGGCATGCAGGTGGCCTCTGTGATATCTAAGAGGACCCGGAGGACGATGCGGAGGAGGCAGGGGATGTCTGCTGTCACACCTGAGTGCGCACTGCCAGCACCTGAACTTTAA